The Buteo buteo chromosome 15, bButBut1.hap1.1, whole genome shotgun sequence genome includes the window GTCAAATTTGTAGCTCAGTTCGTACAAACTTCATAGTAATTTCATTCTCAGCCTCATTCAGTCTGTGTAGAAAAGGGTCACATCCCTAAATCTGAGGCCCCATAATGCAGCCAGGAATTTCTCAAAGACAGGTTCTTACAAAATTTCAGATCTCATGCAAAAGTAGCCATTTCATTTATTGTCCTACCCCAGTTTACGCTGTTCTAAGGCAACCTCGATCCACCTTCTGATAGTTTGCCTTCATTTTGCCTACAATACAGCTGGCATCAAAATCTCATGCTATGTGAGTATGAGCTGCCTGGTGACagcaagattttattttgctgacaATCCTGCCACAGACTGGTGTGATTCTGACCATCTCCCCTTTCTCAGCTTCTGGGTACTGCTTTTCCCACTATGACGTGTTAAAAACAGCATCAGTGCCTTTATAATTTGCAGTCAATTAAGACGGATGCCATAATATgacctctgcagcactgagatCCTCAGAAGCCCAAAGCCACACCAGCATGCCAGAATACAATACAAAGTACTTGGAAACCTATAATCTTCAATTAAACTAAGCTCTATCATTTAGCTACCAAGGAGCCATGAAGTCCAAAAGATCAGTTGACTTTAGAAGAGCAGGATGATCTAGAAAGTTGCAAGatcttgcaaaataaatttgaagCAAAAAGCTtgaatttcagtgctttgtaTATGAACTTGGAAGAGACAACTTCTTTGAGATAACAAGGAAAAGTATTGGAAGTTTAGCATCTTTCCATAGTTTGAAATATTAACATTATCATAAATGTGCTTAGTCATATTTTCCATAAGCTAACGACCTGTCTCACAAAGCACGCCACAGATTCTTGCCCTTCACAGCTATGATCATGGAAATATTGAAAGTGAAAAGCACTCAGACCAATTCAGGGTTTAACAAAGTCAAATGAATTTATTGCTGTTAAGGGCACAAAGATGTATCATTTGCACAGTGCCATAATTACTTAGAGGAAACCTAAAACCGTGGATGTAAAGGAACTAACCTGCCCTGCACATACACATGTGCAATGCCCGTTCCCCTTGTTCTCTCCAAGTGATGTTATTCCATTTCTTACAAAATGGTGAAAAGTTGGGTGGCCAAGGAATGGGATTCAGTCTGTCCACCAGAAATTCAGAATATTCTGCTACACAGTGGTCCTCTGCTGAGAAGGTGGAGATATTTTCTGGCAGGAGCAGACATGGACATTGCCATCTCACAGCTCAAAGCTGTCCGATTGCTTTTAAGGAACAATTTATCATCGtcttccccctttcctcctcccagaCAGCACTCAATGCTATTACCGATAATCAGCTAATATGAAAAGTGATTGATTCCATTCTGGAGGAATCCAGATGAGTTTCTCCCACCAAATCAGTAAAATTAGTCTGTGCATGTAAAAAATTCACTCTGTATGAAATGACTGACAGCCTAAAGGGATACAGCTGCAAAACGTAAACACGGCAGTGCTTTTAGTGAGAGTACTTGAAATAAGATAACTATGTTATTAATGTCCCTTCCAAGAAGTCACTTATAAAACACAATCAATTACTATAGTGATAGTAATACTGTATATAACAATAGTACGCAAGTGACAGAGATACTGAAAACCAGCTATTATTGACTGGAGGTAGGAAAATTCTTGTTAACATACATGGCTTTTTCACTGGATCCTTTGTAGCTAGTCTCCTACATGTGTTTGCCATAAATGACCTAACGCTCAGACTATAAATTTTCCAATACTGTGTTTTCATGAGACCAGATCTCAGAGTCCCCGTGCCCCTTCACCAGTGCCCCAGGACTGGTACGTGTCCCAGTCACGCCAGCCTGACCTTTCATGCAGCCTCAGCTGAGAAGCAAAGCATGGAGGTGCCCTGGCCGGACCAGAAAATGAGTGTGAAGAACATGAAGCCACATGAAGTTCCCCAAGCTAATCCTAAACTAAACAACGGGAACCCCTTACACCAGGATTACCCCAGGAGGCTTTGCCTTCCTGAATCACAGCCTGGGttcttttgttatgttttggagTAGGTGGTCCCTGACTCTGCTCAGGAGCTGCCAGGTACCACCAAAGACAGAAAGTAaacaatgaattaaaatataagGTCTACAAAATATATGACCACAAACACACcagcatttttaaagattaatgCTATGTAGCATTTAAATCCTGCCCTGTATTAATAACCAAGGTCAATCACTGACATCTTCTAGTAAATCACTTCCCATTTTAAAACCTCATCTCTTTTCTGGGCCAAAATGCTCCATATAGATGCCTTCTAATTCAAAAGCAGAGAGACGAAAGCTGGACAAGCGAAAGAGCAAGGGACAGGCTGGGGCACAGGCACTGTGGGTGGCTGGACACGAGCCCTGGCCGAGCGGCCGGAGGTAGCGGCTGAGACGGCAGCAGCAGGTCAGGGGAGGCTCAGGCTGCTCCGGCACAGGGGGTGAGCTGGGAGGTGAACAGCAAGGGCTGAGGGACCGCTGTGctctggggaggcaggaggcagggtTAGATCGTATAGAAACAAGGATGGCTTGGAAAGGGACGCAGCAAgggaaacagcaggagaaacacAATGCCTACAGTCAGTGTTACTAATcggaatcatagaatggtttgggttggaagggaccttaaagtccacctagttccaaccccctgccatgggcagggacaccttccactagaccaggttgctccaagccccatccagcctggccttggacactgccagggatggggcagccacagcctctctgggcaacctgtgccagtgcctcaccaccctcacagggaagaacttcttccttatagctaatctaaatctaccctctttccgtttaaagccattaccccttgtcctatcactataGTCCCTgataaaaagtccctccccatctttcctgtaggccccctttagaTACTGGCAGGccgctataaggtctccctggagccttctcttctccaggctcaacaaccctaactctctcagcctgttcTCACAAGAGAGgttctccagccccctgatcatcttcatggccctcctctggacccactccaacaggtccgtgtctttcttgtactgaggaccccagagctgagcgcagtactccaggtggggtctcatgagagcgaAGTaaagggggagaatcacctccctcgacctgctggtcacgtTTCTTTTGAAGCATGGGAATTAAAACAGTAACTCCCCAGTGATGGGTTTTGACATGAAGTGATGAGCCTGCCTGGTCTGAAGTACCTGCAGGCTGGTGTTCTGCAGAGAAGGtgctttgtttatatttttctctgtcttcaaTTATTGCAGtggttttccaaggaaaaaaatgttggccCTGCTGAGCAGTGAGCAGACTTAAACAACCAAACTCCCCTGCGTGATCAGGAGCATCCTTCATCCtaatggaaaactgctgcttggGTCTGATAAAGTGTGACAGGGTTTGTTTAAAGACAAGTTCAttaaggaaaggaagaatttatttttcagagtatCCTTGTGGTGCAGAGAGCGGGTAATGCTCAGAAAGGATTTCCCTGGGGCTACATCAGTGTGAAAGGCCATTTGGAGGGAGAACCACAGCAATTCAGTTCCTACTGGATTAAAGATGCATATAGGCAGTGGTCAGCAGAGAATATGGTGGGGACCACGCAGGATGGGGAGAAATGCTAGGGCCATGAAAATTCAGGACTCCCAGAGAAGTGaaggacaaacagaaaaaaatgctatttacatcaagaagcagcaagagctCTCCTCTGCATGAACCAGATCAATAGGCAGTTGTGGAGCGCACGTGAGTCCCATAGTGTCTTCCAGTACCTTTGAGTGTGCTTGTGGACCAGGGGGTACTTGCTAAGTGATGATGCTGAGGAAAGTATATGGATTGCAATTGCTTCTGGTCCATGCTCCAGGAGTGCAGAGGTAGAGAAAGCCTCTTTGCTTTATCCTCTGGTCAAAGCATCGGACGTAATAAGGGTGCAAACTAATGAAATCAAGATCTGGCTTGACAGAGAAGACTCCCATGAGTAATTTGTGAAGAAGGTTTGAGCTGAAGTTTTGGCTTTAGGCCTAAACAACCAAATCGGCATTTCCAATGCAGTAACAACCTGAAGACTGACGGATGAATTTCCACCTGGCTTATCCAGTTTATTCTTAATAAGCAGGCCTGATATTTTCTCCAAGGCTATTCATACTTTAAAGCAGTCTCTGAAGAGCAGAATCTActtcgggggcgggggggaggcgcTTCTGCTATCCCTTGGGTAGAATTCAAAACTCACATTTTGCTAACACAGTCTACAATGACACAGATCTGCTGTCCTAGGGCCTATCCgcaaagaatgttttttttataaagtttcTAATTTTGATTGTTCCTCATTCAGAAGGCGGCACTCCAATTTCTGAATAAGAGCATATGTACACAGGGCTAAGCAGCTGACTAGCTTTAAATTCATAATTCCTCATTCAAATTCTTAATTCCTCATTAGCTTGCATGTGCAAACTCTGTCTCAGAGCCTAATCCAAGTCCCACTGGTGTCAGTGAGGATGGGTTTTACCTCTCAAATTTAGCCATCTAAAAATCAGGCATGTATTCTAAATGCAACTGTGGAGGAACCACTTGTAGTCAAAATAGAGAAAGATCAGCATTTCCAGGATGTGATTCACACCGTCTGCCTTAAAGACTTGTCTTGAGAGGGGACAAGTGTATTTCTGGCAGCCGCTATCTCATTCCCCTGCCTGTTGAGGGAACCTGTACAACTATCCTAGAGGACTCCTTACTCTTCTTTAAGTGAAGCCAGGGGAAGGaatctttctgtttattttaatggagaAGGATTCAGGCTTTCAGTTTTCTACATCCTTTACGCCAAGATAAATTACAAATGAGTAAGCAAGTCCCCAGAGGGTATCCCAAGTTGCATCTCACAGACTGCTAACTCTGGCTTCAGTCAACATTTGGGATATACGGAAAAGACATATGAACtcctgaaacaaaattaaaccttttttttaaattattgtttgtACCTTGCATCATACTGGACTGCCTGACAGGGAGCACAATTTGATAGAAATctcaaagcaaaagcaaaagcttttcgTCTGTCTCCTCTGAAGACACATGCAGTGGGATATGTGAAATATCAGGAATAATTAGTCAAAACTATATAAGCTCCTAGCAACACTGATGTGCTGTGTAAAACTAAGCGTTTGCCATAAAGCTTTAAACATTGTTTGAAAGCTGCATGTTAAAGGTAACTCGAGTAATTTTTAAGTACAGTTTCCAAGATATTAATACAGACATGGatatgaaaaagcagaatagaAAACTATGAAATGCTGGCATGCCTTCTCTGAGATAGgctgctctgtttcttttttccagaggTGATATATAGAAGTAATTGATCCCTCTCACacagcaattaaaatgaaaaggcagattTCCTCAGCTCTTCATCTGCTGGAGCCTATTTAACAAGCAGGAAAAGGACTAGCTCCTAATATCAATAATTCACAGAGATCATAGAAATGtttgttggaagggacctctggaggtcccttaGTCCAGTCTCCCACTTTAAGCAAGATCTCCAAAGCCAAATGAGAAACAACCAGTTCACATCAGCAGGAAATCTGGCCCAAAGGCccctttggagaagaaaaagaaagaaactaggaatgcagagaaaaaaggggagaaaaggcaggagaggagaagagaaggaaaaacggaccaaaatttttatttgaggTGGCAGTATTAGAAGTGTAGGACTTTTTGCCAAAAGGTGGGATTTTTCTAGGTTCACTAACAGATGTGTTTTTATCTTCTAGGAAAACAATGAACAGGAGGAAACCTGGAAGCTTTTTGCTGCTCTGTTGAATATgggattataaaaaaaaaaaaaaaaaaaaaaaagttgcacctggagcatctctgtctctctttcaaATGGGTGACTTCTGAACCTGGAACTCTTCATTACATGAAGCAGCAACTTCTTCTTTCACTGTGCATCCTGGAGGGGAAAATGAATTTCACAAATTGCACCACTGAAGCCAATGTGGCTACGAAGCCAAAAACAGTAACTGAAAAGATGCTCATTACCCTGACCTTGGCCACAATCACAACCTTGACTATGCTGCTGAATTCTGCTGTAATTGCGGCAATCTCTACAACCAAGAAGCTCCACCAGCCGGCAAATTATTTAATATGTTCACTAGCTGTGACAGATCTCCTTGTTGCTGTTCTCGTCATGCCCTTGAGCATCACTTACATAATGATAGATAAATGGACTTTGGGATACTTCATCTGTGAGATCTGGCTTAGCGTCGACATGACCTGTTGCACGTGTTCAATCCTTCATCTGTGTGTCATTGCTCTGGACAGGTACTGGGCAATCACAGACGCTATCGAATACGCcaggaaaagaacagcaaaaagggCTGGGCTGATGATAGTCACTGTGTGGACTATCTCCATTTTCATATCCATGCCCCCTTTGTTTTGGAGAAATCACCATAGCGTCAATATCCCCAGTGAGTGTCGCATTCAGCACGATCATGTCATCTACACTATTTATTCCACATTTGGGGCATTTTACATCCCCTTGACTTTGATCCTGATCCTGTACTACAGAATTTACCACGCTGCAAAGAGCCTTTACCAAAAGCGGGGTTCCAGCCGCCACCTCAGCAACAGGAGCACCGACAGCCAAAACTCCTTCGCCAGTTGCAAACTCACACAGACATTCTGCGTCTCGGACTTCTCCACGTCCGACCCAACCACAGAGTTTGATAAAATCAACGCGTCCGTGAGGATCCCTCCTTTTGAGAATGACCTGGACCTGGCCGGCGACCGGCAGCAGATCTCCACGACGCGGGAACGAAAGGCTGCTCGCATTCTGGGGCTGATTTTAGGTGCTTTCATTTTGTCCTGGTTGCCCTTTTTCATCAAGGAGTTGCTTGTGGGCCTCCACGTTTGCACTGTCTCTCCAGAAGTAGCAGACTTCTTGACCTGGCTTGGATATGTCAACTCCCTCATCAACCCTTTGCTGTACACTAGCTTTAACGAAGATTTCAAGCTGGCCTTTAGAAAGCTCATCAGGTGTCGAGAACA containing:
- the HTR1E gene encoding 5-hydroxytryptamine receptor 1E, with the protein product MNFTNCTTEANVATKPKTVTEKMLITLTLATITTLTMLLNSAVIAAISTTKKLHQPANYLICSLAVTDLLVAVLVMPLSITYIMIDKWTLGYFICEIWLSVDMTCCTCSILHLCVIALDRYWAITDAIEYARKRTAKRAGLMIVTVWTISIFISMPPLFWRNHHSVNIPSECRIQHDHVIYTIYSTFGAFYIPLTLILILYYRIYHAAKSLYQKRGSSRHLSNRSTDSQNSFASCKLTQTFCVSDFSTSDPTTEFDKINASVRIPPFENDLDLAGDRQQISTTRERKAARILGLILGAFILSWLPFFIKELLVGLHVCTVSPEVADFLTWLGYVNSLINPLLYTSFNEDFKLAFRKLIRCREHT